From a region of the Castor canadensis chromosome 7, mCasCan1.hap1v2, whole genome shotgun sequence genome:
- the Actr1a gene encoding alpha-centractin isoform X2 has protein sequence MAGALEGDIFIGPKAEEHRGLLSIRYPMEHGIVKDWNDMERIWQYVYSKDQLQTFSEEHPVLLTEAPLNPRKNRERAAEVFFETFNVPALFISMQAVLSLYATGRTTGVVLDSGDGVTHAVPIYEGFAMPHSIMRIDIAGRDVSRFLRLYLRKEGYDFHSSSEFEIVKAIKERACYLSINPQKDETLETEKAQYYLPDGSTIEIGPSRFRAPELLFRPDLIGEESEGIHEVLVFAIQKSDMDLRRTLFSNIVLSGGSTLFKGFGDRLLSEVKKLAPKDVKIRISAPQERLYSTWIGGSILASLDTFKKMWVSKKEYEEDGARSIHRKTF, from the exons ATGGCAGGAGCCCTTGAAGGTGACATCTTCATTGGCCCCAAAGCTGAG GAACACCGAGGGCTGCTGTCGATCCGCTACCCCATGGAGCATGGGATCGTCAAGGACTGGAATGACATGGAGCGAATTTGGCAATATGTTTATTCTAAAGACCAGCTGCAGACTTTCTCAGAAGAG CATCCTGTGCTCTTGACCGAGGCACCTTTAAACCCAAGGAAAAACCGGGAACGAGCTGCCGAAGTTTTCTTTGAGACCTTCAACGTGCCAGCTCTCTTCATCTCCATGCAAGCTGTTCTTAGCCT TTACGCCACAGGCAGAACCACAGGTGTGGTATTGGATTCTGGGGATGGCGTCACCCACGCAGTGCCCATTTATGAGGGCTTTGCCATGCCTCACTCTATCATGCGCATCGACATTGCTGGCCGAGATGTCTCTCGCTTCCTCCGCCTCTACCTGCGTAAGGAGGGCTATGATTTCCACTCATCCTCTGAGTTTGAGATTGTCAAGGCCATAAAAGAG AGAGCCTGCTACCTGTCCATAAACCCCCAGAAGGATGAGACACTAGAGACAGAGAAGGCCCAGTACTACCTGCCCGACGGCAGCACCATTGAG ATTGGTCCCTCCCGATTCCGGGCCCCGGAACTATTGTTCAGGCCAGACTTGATTGGCGAGGAGAGCGAAGGCATCCATGAGGTCCTGGTGTTTGCCATCCAGAAGTCTGACATGGACCTGCGGCGCACACTTTTCTCCAACATTGTCCTCTCAGGAGGCTCCACCCTGTTCAAAG GTTTTGGTGACAGGCTACTGAGTGAAGTGAAGAAACTGGCTCCAAAAGATGTGAAGATCAGG ataTCTGCACCTCAGGAGAGACTGTATTCCACATGGATTGG AGGCTCCATCCTTGCCTCCCTGGACACCTTTAAGAAGATGTGGGTCTCCAAGAAGGAGTATGAAGAAGACGGCGCTCGATCCATCCATAGGAAAACCTTCTAA
- the Actr1a gene encoding alpha-centractin isoform X1 — MESYDVIANQPVVIDNGSGVIKAGFAGDQIPKYCFPNYVGRPKHVRVMAGALEGDIFIGPKAEEHRGLLSIRYPMEHGIVKDWNDMERIWQYVYSKDQLQTFSEEHPVLLTEAPLNPRKNRERAAEVFFETFNVPALFISMQAVLSLYATGRTTGVVLDSGDGVTHAVPIYEGFAMPHSIMRIDIAGRDVSRFLRLYLRKEGYDFHSSSEFEIVKAIKERACYLSINPQKDETLETEKAQYYLPDGSTIEIGPSRFRAPELLFRPDLIGEESEGIHEVLVFAIQKSDMDLRRTLFSNIVLSGGSTLFKGFGDRLLSEVKKLAPKDVKIRISAPQERLYSTWIGGSILASLDTFKKMWVSKKEYEEDGARSIHRKTF, encoded by the exons ATGGAGTCCTACGATGTGATCGCCAACCAGCCTGTTGTGATCGACAAT gGATCGGGTGTGATTAAAGCTGGTTTTGCTGGTGATCAGATCCCTAAATACTGCTTTCCAAACTA TGTGGGCAGACCCAAGCATGTTCGTGTCATGGCAGGAGCCCTTGAAGGTGACATCTTCATTGGCCCCAAAGCTGAG GAACACCGAGGGCTGCTGTCGATCCGCTACCCCATGGAGCATGGGATCGTCAAGGACTGGAATGACATGGAGCGAATTTGGCAATATGTTTATTCTAAAGACCAGCTGCAGACTTTCTCAGAAGAG CATCCTGTGCTCTTGACCGAGGCACCTTTAAACCCAAGGAAAAACCGGGAACGAGCTGCCGAAGTTTTCTTTGAGACCTTCAACGTGCCAGCTCTCTTCATCTCCATGCAAGCTGTTCTTAGCCT TTACGCCACAGGCAGAACCACAGGTGTGGTATTGGATTCTGGGGATGGCGTCACCCACGCAGTGCCCATTTATGAGGGCTTTGCCATGCCTCACTCTATCATGCGCATCGACATTGCTGGCCGAGATGTCTCTCGCTTCCTCCGCCTCTACCTGCGTAAGGAGGGCTATGATTTCCACTCATCCTCTGAGTTTGAGATTGTCAAGGCCATAAAAGAG AGAGCCTGCTACCTGTCCATAAACCCCCAGAAGGATGAGACACTAGAGACAGAGAAGGCCCAGTACTACCTGCCCGACGGCAGCACCATTGAG ATTGGTCCCTCCCGATTCCGGGCCCCGGAACTATTGTTCAGGCCAGACTTGATTGGCGAGGAGAGCGAAGGCATCCATGAGGTCCTGGTGTTTGCCATCCAGAAGTCTGACATGGACCTGCGGCGCACACTTTTCTCCAACATTGTCCTCTCAGGAGGCTCCACCCTGTTCAAAG GTTTTGGTGACAGGCTACTGAGTGAAGTGAAGAAACTGGCTCCAAAAGATGTGAAGATCAGG ataTCTGCACCTCAGGAGAGACTGTATTCCACATGGATTGG AGGCTCCATCCTTGCCTCCCTGGACACCTTTAAGAAGATGTGGGTCTCCAAGAAGGAGTATGAAGAAGACGGCGCTCGATCCATCCATAGGAAAACCTTCTAA